The following proteins are co-located in the Noviherbaspirillum sp. UKPF54 genome:
- the tssH gene encoding type VI secretion system ATPase TssH — translation MTANLKVLIAKLNSTCKKATERAVNDCVSRGQYEVDLEHLFLALLGDAQSDVALLARHYGIGAQAMENDLVEELASLRAGNSRTPVFSGNLLKLFERSWLLASLDGEAMCIRSAHLLLALLSERDLSQLAYRASRQFMRFSTEDIKHRLSELTAGFPEAPIAACDAKELADSGMTEDRATRAGTTPALDQFTVNLTRRAKAGKIDPVIGRDAEIRQAIDILMRRRQNNPILTGEAGVGKTAVAEGLAQRIADGEVPPALAGVALHVLDLGLLQAGASVKGEFENRLRNVIAEVACSPHPIILFIDEAHTMIGAGGQAGQNDAANLLKPALARGELRTIAATTWSEYKKYFEKDAALARRFQVVKVEEPSEAVACSMLRGLAARMESHFGVRVMEEAITEAVRLSARYISGRQLPDKAISVLDTACARVATGQAAVPATIEDARRLDELLSVEISALERELAAGAPHQERLREMQDRRDRNRSVMQSHEERWEREKQLAAQIRTLRASLEGAHEERQEGAAKCAAEPQGRKRLPTASLLKMKELAELHEELRTLQGEAPLVPVCVDAQAVGEIVAAWTGIPLGRMVKDEIKTVLNLKPLLEQRVVGQPHALEQVAQRVRTARANIADPHRPKGVFLFVGPSGVGKTETALALAEILYGGERNLITINMSEYQEAHSVAGLKGSPPGYVGYGEGGVLTEAVRRKPYSVVLLDEVEKAHPDVLELFFQVFDKGVMDDAEGREIDFRNTVIILTSNVASQVIMQACLNRKCDELPDMETLGEMIRPPLYKAFKPAFLGRVKVIPYFPLPDEILADIIRLKLDRIKHRIEANHKAAFSYSDDVVEAVLARCTEVDAGARNVDHILNGTMLPQIAETVLARMAEGKTIRNVRVAVGKGSEFSYRIN, via the coding sequence ATGACCGCCAACCTGAAAGTGCTCATCGCAAAGCTCAACTCAACCTGCAAGAAAGCCACAGAGCGGGCAGTCAACGACTGCGTCTCGCGAGGGCAGTATGAAGTGGACTTGGAACATCTTTTCCTGGCGCTGCTCGGCGATGCACAAAGTGATGTCGCGCTTCTGGCCAGGCATTACGGCATCGGTGCGCAGGCGATGGAAAATGACCTTGTCGAGGAGCTTGCAAGCTTGAGGGCAGGGAACAGCCGCACGCCGGTATTCTCCGGAAACCTGCTCAAGCTGTTCGAGCGTTCTTGGCTGCTGGCATCGCTCGACGGCGAGGCAATGTGCATTCGCAGTGCGCACCTGCTGCTGGCCCTGCTTTCCGAGCGCGACCTTTCGCAATTGGCATATCGGGCGTCGCGGCAGTTCATGCGCTTCAGCACCGAGGACATCAAGCACAGATTGTCTGAACTGACCGCCGGCTTTCCTGAAGCGCCAATCGCCGCATGCGACGCGAAAGAATTGGCTGATTCCGGGATGACAGAAGACCGAGCGACCCGAGCCGGAACGACGCCAGCGCTCGACCAGTTCACCGTCAACCTTACCCGGCGCGCGAAGGCCGGAAAGATCGATCCGGTGATCGGGCGCGACGCCGAAATCAGGCAGGCCATCGATATCCTGATGCGGCGTCGCCAGAACAATCCCATCCTCACCGGCGAGGCCGGCGTCGGTAAGACAGCGGTGGCCGAAGGCCTGGCGCAGCGCATCGCCGACGGCGAAGTGCCTCCGGCGCTGGCCGGAGTCGCGTTGCACGTGCTCGATCTCGGCTTGCTGCAGGCCGGGGCGAGCGTTAAGGGCGAGTTCGAAAACCGCCTGCGCAACGTCATCGCCGAGGTTGCGTGCAGCCCGCATCCGATCATTCTCTTCATCGACGAGGCGCACACCATGATCGGCGCCGGCGGTCAGGCCGGGCAGAACGATGCCGCCAACCTGCTCAAGCCGGCGCTGGCACGTGGCGAGCTGCGCACCATTGCGGCGACGACCTGGAGCGAATACAAGAAGTATTTCGAGAAGGATGCGGCGCTGGCGCGGCGCTTCCAGGTGGTCAAGGTAGAGGAGCCGAGCGAGGCCGTGGCCTGCTCAATGTTGCGCGGCCTGGCCGCCAGGATGGAAAGCCACTTCGGCGTACGGGTAATGGAGGAGGCGATCACGGAAGCAGTGCGCCTGTCGGCCCGTTACATCAGCGGACGCCAGTTGCCGGACAAGGCAATCAGCGTGCTCGACACCGCATGCGCGCGGGTGGCGACGGGGCAGGCGGCCGTTCCGGCGACAATCGAGGATGCGCGACGCTTGGATGAACTTTTATCCGTCGAAATTTCCGCGCTGGAGCGCGAGTTGGCGGCCGGCGCGCCGCACCAGGAGCGCCTGCGCGAGATGCAGGACAGGCGCGACCGGAATCGCAGTGTGATGCAGTCACACGAAGAGCGATGGGAAAGGGAAAAGCAGCTGGCTGCGCAGATCCGGACACTGCGCGCCAGTCTGGAAGGCGCCCACGAAGAGAGACAGGAGGGGGCGGCAAAGTGCGCTGCCGAGCCACAGGGAAGAAAGCGGTTGCCGACGGCAAGCCTGCTGAAAATGAAGGAATTAGCGGAGCTGCATGAGGAATTACGCACCCTGCAAGGGGAAGCGCCGCTGGTGCCGGTGTGCGTCGACGCGCAGGCGGTGGGGGAAATCGTTGCGGCGTGGACGGGTATTCCGCTCGGGAGAATGGTCAAGGATGAGATCAAGACCGTGCTGAACCTCAAGCCTTTGCTGGAACAGCGCGTGGTGGGGCAGCCGCATGCGCTGGAACAGGTCGCGCAGCGCGTGCGCACGGCGCGAGCCAATATCGCGGACCCGCATCGGCCGAAAGGCGTGTTCCTGTTCGTCGGACCGTCCGGCGTCGGCAAGACGGAAACTGCGCTGGCACTTGCCGAAATCCTGTACGGCGGCGAACGCAACCTGATCACCATCAATATGTCCGAATACCAGGAGGCGCATTCCGTCGCCGGGCTGAAGGGATCGCCGCCGGGGTATGTCGGTTACGGCGAAGGCGGTGTGCTGACGGAAGCCGTGCGCAGGAAACCGTACAGCGTGGTGTTGCTGGATGAGGTAGAAAAGGCGCATCCGGATGTGCTGGAGCTTTTTTTCCAGGTGTTCGACAAGGGGGTAATGGACGACGCCGAGGGGCGGGAAATCGATTTTCGCAACACCGTCATCATCCTGACGTCGAATGTGGCGTCGCAAGTAATCATGCAGGCATGCCTGAACAGGAAGTGCGACGAATTGCCCGACATGGAAACCCTGGGCGAGATGATCAGGCCGCCGTTATACAAGGCGTTCAAACCGGCCTTCCTCGGCCGGGTGAAGGTCATCCCGTATTTTCCGCTGCCGGACGAAATCCTGGCCGACATCATCCGCCTCAAGCTCGACCGCATCAAGCACCGCATCGAAGCGAATCACAAGGCGGCCTTCTCCTACAGCGACGATGTGGTGGAAGCGGTGCTGGCGCGCTGCACCGAAGTCGATGCAGGCGCGCGCAATGTTGATCACATCCTGAACGGGACCATGCTGCCGCAAATCGCGGAAACCGTGCTGGCACGCATGGCGGAAGGAAAGACGATCAGGAATGTGAGGGTTGCGGTCGGCAAGGGCAGCGAGTTCAGCTACAGAATCAACTGA
- a CDS encoding DUF4254 domain-containing protein — protein sequence MIEDLRAEMIIQFHDRKISGTKWLAGGEAECDSGVWHWIEENHRYNDLLWNEEDKARRTDVDAAEIARCKRLIDRYNQKRNDAVESIDEALLAQLNAHEHGVDARLNSETAGAMIDRLSILSLKIYHMRQQTLRLDVERAHVQSCQAKLARLMEQREDLGACFDRLLAEASEGRAYFKVYRQFKMYNDPSLNPYLYARRA from the coding sequence ATGATTGAAGATCTCCGGGCAGAAATGATCATTCAGTTTCACGACCGAAAAATCTCCGGTACCAAATGGCTGGCCGGTGGCGAAGCGGAATGCGACTCTGGCGTATGGCATTGGATCGAGGAGAACCATCGCTACAACGATTTGCTGTGGAACGAAGAGGACAAGGCGCGGCGCACCGACGTCGATGCCGCGGAGATCGCCCGCTGCAAGCGCCTCATCGACCGTTACAACCAGAAGCGCAACGACGCGGTCGAGTCGATCGACGAGGCGCTGCTGGCGCAACTGAATGCGCATGAACATGGCGTCGATGCGCGGCTGAACAGCGAAACCGCCGGCGCCATGATCGACCGCCTGTCGATCCTGAGTCTGAAGATCTACCACATGCGCCAGCAGACCTTGCGCCTCGACGTGGAGCGCGCGCATGTCCAGTCCTGCCAAGCCAAGCTCGCACGGCTGATGGAGCAGCGCGAGGATCTCGGCGCATGCTTCGACCGCCTGCTGGCCGAGGCGAGCGAGGGGCGCGCGTATTTCAAGGTTTACCGCCAGTTCAAGATGTATAACGATCCTTCGCTCAATCCCTACCTGTATGCGCGGAGGGCATGA
- a CDS encoding glycosyltransferase family 9 protein: MTYPGQDSAATGRAASLAPPLQRLHIEKIAVFRALQIGDMLCAVPALRALRAAFPQAHITLIGLPWAAQFARRFHSYIDDFVAFPGHPALPEQPAQEERIPGFYRDMRERGFDLALQLHGSGQISNAIVRGFGARENAGFVLADDSAQRAALFVDYPEQGAEPLRLLHLPRHLGAPADDTDLEFPLIPEDEQELRAAGIGAGLQPGRYICIHPGARMRRRCWPPQLFAQVADTIASEYGMPVVLTGAGSEADLTAAIAGCMRTPAVDAARPMSLGAMAALMSKARLLVCNDTGVSHLASGLKLPSVVVFGTADMERWGPIDRELHRCVRGAEGAEAILAQARALLDATDSAAAPTPVQ, from the coding sequence ATGACCTATCCCGGACAGGACAGCGCGGCGACCGGCCGCGCGGCGTCGCTGGCGCCCCCACTGCAGCGGCTGCATATCGAAAAAATCGCGGTATTCCGCGCGCTGCAGATCGGCGACATGCTGTGCGCGGTGCCTGCGCTGCGCGCGCTGCGCGCCGCCTTCCCGCAGGCGCACATTACCCTGATCGGCCTGCCGTGGGCGGCCCAGTTCGCGCGGCGCTTTCACTCCTACATTGACGACTTCGTCGCCTTTCCCGGCCATCCTGCCCTGCCTGAACAGCCGGCGCAGGAAGAACGCATTCCGGGTTTTTATCGCGACATGCGCGAGCGCGGTTTCGACCTCGCGCTGCAATTACATGGCAGCGGCCAGATCAGCAACGCGATCGTGCGCGGATTCGGCGCGCGTGAAAATGCCGGATTCGTGCTCGCCGATGACAGCGCGCAGCGCGCTGCGCTCTTCGTCGACTACCCGGAACAAGGCGCCGAGCCGCTGCGCCTGCTGCACCTGCCCCGACACCTGGGCGCGCCTGCGGACGACACCGACCTGGAGTTCCCGCTTATTCCGGAAGATGAACAGGAATTGCGCGCCGCTGGCATCGGTGCAGGCTTGCAGCCCGGCCGCTACATCTGCATCCATCCCGGCGCTCGCATGCGCCGCCGCTGCTGGCCGCCGCAATTATTTGCGCAGGTGGCGGACACGATCGCAAGCGAATACGGCATGCCGGTCGTGCTGACCGGCGCCGGCAGCGAAGCCGACCTGACGGCCGCGATCGCCGGCTGCATGCGCACTCCCGCAGTCGACGCCGCCCGGCCGATGTCGCTTGGCGCCATGGCGGCGCTGATGAGCAAGGCCCGCCTGCTGGTCTGCAACGATACCGGCGTATCGCATCTCGCCTCGGGCCTGAAACTGCCGAGCGTGGTCGTGTTCGGTACCGCGGACATGGAACGCTGGGGACCGATCGACCGCGAACTGCACCGCTGCGTGCGCGGCGCGGAAGGCGCCGAAGCCATCCTGGCGCAGGCACGCGCCCTGCTCGACGCTACCGATTCCGCAGCAGCTCCAACGCCAGTTCAGTGA
- the tssA gene encoding type VI secretion system protein TssA, with the protein MDSRFIDMLAPVSAQSPCGEDLSFSPEFDRIQEARREDDPTVDYGEWQAALKQADWNAVVDICADLLARRSKDLRLAAWMAEGLAKNGGLRGLAEGMETNARLLERFGQDMHPRSDDGDQERRIGAMTWFVSRMAQLVRQIPLTGAQGYSLNDYEAARQRQQQLLRNPGADPELEGKVTPEQFAAAAAKTDKVLVAQWLDDAQRCIRAVAELERACDALFGADGPSFSLLANAVGAVGERLQAMAREIGLPHAEERAAGSDESACASLPMPASPMVAGATIASRQQALELLRQVAAYFRHAEPHSPVAYLADKAAHWGSLPLHAWLRSVVKDRGSLDHIEELLGLEADEDASRR; encoded by the coding sequence ATGGATTCTCGATTTATCGATATGCTGGCGCCGGTATCGGCCCAGTCGCCGTGCGGCGAAGATCTGTCGTTTTCCCCGGAGTTCGATCGTATCCAGGAAGCGCGGCGCGAGGATGACCCGACCGTCGATTATGGCGAGTGGCAGGCCGCGCTCAAGCAGGCGGACTGGAACGCCGTGGTCGATATCTGCGCCGACCTGCTGGCGCGGCGCAGCAAGGATTTGCGGCTGGCGGCATGGATGGCCGAAGGCTTGGCGAAGAACGGCGGGTTGCGCGGGTTGGCGGAAGGAATGGAAACAAATGCCCGCCTGCTGGAGCGTTTTGGGCAGGATATGCATCCCCGGTCGGACGACGGCGACCAGGAAAGACGGATCGGCGCCATGACATGGTTTGTGTCACGGATGGCGCAGCTGGTGCGACAGATTCCGCTTACGGGGGCGCAAGGATACAGCCTGAACGATTACGAGGCGGCCCGGCAGCGACAGCAGCAGCTGCTGCGCAATCCGGGCGCGGATCCCGAGCTGGAGGGCAAGGTGACACCCGAGCAGTTCGCTGCGGCCGCCGCTAAAACCGACAAGGTGCTGGTTGCGCAATGGCTGGATGATGCGCAGCGCTGCATTCGCGCGGTGGCCGAGCTCGAACGGGCGTGCGATGCGCTGTTCGGCGCCGACGGTCCATCCTTTTCGCTGCTAGCCAACGCTGTCGGCGCGGTCGGCGAGCGGCTGCAAGCGATGGCGAGGGAGATTGGCTTGCCACACGCCGAGGAGCGAGCGGCAGGCTCAGACGAGTCCGCATGCGCTTCCTTACCCATGCCTGCAAGCCCGATGGTGGCAGGCGCGACAATCGCGAGCCGGCAGCAGGCGCTGGAATTGCTGCGCCAGGTCGCGGCGTATTTCCGGCATGCCGAGCCGCATAGTCCGGTAGCCTATCTTGCCGACAAGGCGGCGCACTGGGGATCGTTGCCCCTGCACGCGTGGCTGCGATCCGTGGTCAAGGACCGCGGATCGCTTGACCATATCGAAGAGCTGTTGGGGCTGGAAGCGGACGAGGACGCATCGCGCCGTTGA
- a CDS encoding glycosyltransferase family 2 protein produces MMGTSACAVDVLVPTCNRPYALAVTLAALHSQDFQDFRVIVSDQSEPGSAFEQPEVRALLRILEAGGRAVVPLRHLPRRGLAEQRAFLLSQAAAPYCLFLDDDVMLEPDTLDRLYRTIRAQRCGFVGSALHGLSFIDDVRPHQQDIEFWEGRVEPEAVSPDSAAWERHHLHSAANLFHVECGLGLRKGETRLYRVAWIGGCVLFDTDKLRAVGGFDFWPALPCEHCGEDVLAQLRVMERFGGCGMIPSGAYHLELPTTVPRREVDAPKVLPVSERERAGRNA; encoded by the coding sequence ATGATGGGAACGTCCGCCTGCGCGGTCGACGTGCTGGTCCCGACCTGCAACCGGCCGTACGCGCTGGCCGTGACCCTGGCAGCCTTGCACTCGCAGGACTTTCAGGACTTCCGCGTGATCGTGTCCGATCAGTCGGAACCCGGGAGTGCGTTCGAGCAGCCCGAGGTGAGGGCGCTGCTGCGGATTCTGGAGGCAGGCGGCAGGGCGGTGGTGCCCCTGCGTCATTTGCCGCGCCGCGGGCTGGCTGAACAGCGCGCCTTCCTGCTGTCGCAGGCCGCAGCGCCGTATTGCCTGTTCCTGGATGACGACGTGATGCTGGAGCCGGACACACTGGATCGCCTGTACCGGACGATCCGCGCGCAACGCTGCGGTTTCGTCGGCAGCGCCCTGCATGGCCTGAGCTTCATCGACGATGTCCGTCCGCACCAGCAGGACATCGAGTTCTGGGAAGGGAGGGTGGAGCCGGAAGCGGTGTCGCCCGACAGCGCGGCATGGGAGCGGCATCACCTGCACAGCGCGGCCAACCTGTTCCATGTCGAGTGCGGGCTCGGACTGCGGAAGGGCGAAACCCGGCTGTACCGGGTGGCATGGATCGGCGGCTGCGTGCTGTTCGACACCGATAAGCTGCGCGCCGTCGGTGGCTTCGACTTCTGGCCGGCGCTGCCGTGCGAGCACTGCGGCGAGGACGTGCTGGCGCAATTGCGCGTGATGGAGCGCTTCGGCGGCTGCGGCATGATTCCCTCCGGCGCCTATCACCTCGAATTGCCCACCACCGTTCCGCGCCGGGAAGTCGACGCGCCCAAGGTGCTGCCGGTTTCCGAACGCGAGCGGGCCGGACGCAATGCCTGA
- the tssG gene encoding type VI secretion system baseplate subunit TssG has protein sequence MPAKKRRIDPGLIERLRSEPQRFEFFQAVRLLTMHYRRRQCRTDLDVLGQLIRFRSSISLAFPPSEIETLEFQPDELPAPSQPGASGMVTLTPSFIGLTGPMGVLPRHYTQHVAERETYHRDGSTRAFLDIFTNRAVTLFYKSWLRSRLHLQYEAERANRFLPQLLSLAGFGLRGLGGRNIGAAGGIADESLAYYAGALRERPRSALRFAQIASDYFQVRCRVEQFVGGWLDLPVHERTALGTANCELGKTTFCGARVWDRQSKMRLVLGPLRKRQFDTFLPDAPAARNLQRLYRLMVGVTIDCEVQLLLAGCDVAATTLGGPMGNARLGWNGWLATSPARSDAHDVRYMLHAAAS, from the coding sequence ATGCCAGCCAAGAAACGGCGAATCGATCCTGGCCTGATCGAGCGCTTGCGTAGCGAGCCCCAGCGTTTTGAATTCTTCCAGGCGGTACGCCTGTTGACGATGCATTACCGGCGCCGGCAGTGCCGGACTGACCTGGACGTGCTCGGCCAGCTGATCCGGTTCCGCAGCTCGATCTCGCTCGCCTTTCCTCCCAGCGAAATTGAAACGCTCGAATTCCAGCCCGACGAATTGCCGGCGCCAAGTCAGCCCGGAGCATCCGGGATGGTCACGTTGACCCCGTCATTTATTGGGCTGACCGGACCGATGGGAGTGCTGCCGAGGCACTATACGCAGCACGTCGCCGAGCGCGAAACTTACCATCGCGATGGCTCCACCCGCGCATTCCTGGACATTTTCACGAACCGCGCGGTGACGCTGTTCTACAAGAGCTGGCTGCGGTCGCGCTTGCATCTGCAATACGAGGCCGAACGCGCCAACCGCTTCCTGCCGCAGCTACTGAGCCTGGCGGGCTTCGGCTTGCGTGGCCTAGGCGGGCGGAATATCGGCGCAGCCGGCGGTATTGCCGACGAATCGCTGGCCTATTATGCCGGCGCGCTGCGCGAACGGCCGCGTTCTGCGTTGCGCTTTGCGCAAATCGCAAGCGATTATTTCCAGGTGCGTTGCCGCGTCGAGCAGTTCGTTGGCGGCTGGCTTGATCTGCCGGTACATGAACGCACGGCGCTCGGCACGGCGAACTGCGAGCTTGGAAAGACCACATTTTGTGGTGCCAGGGTGTGGGATAGACAGAGCAAAATGCGGCTCGTGCTCGGTCCGCTGCGCAAGCGGCAGTTCGACACATTCCTGCCTGACGCTCCGGCTGCGCGCAACCTGCAGCGCCTTTATCGGCTGATGGTCGGCGTCACCATCGACTGCGAGGTACAGCTCCTCCTTGCAGGATGCGATGTCGCCGCGACCACGCTGGGAGGCCCCATGGGAAATGCACGCCTCGGGTGGAACGGCTGGCTTGCCACGTCGCCCGCGAGATCGGACGCGCATGACGTCCGCTATATGCTGCACGCCGCCGCTTCCTGA
- a CDS encoding glycosyltransferase family 9 protein, which yields MPEAGEVLPGVRTIAVLRPNAVGDFIFALPALHALRAAYPSARIVYIGKPWHAEFLRDRPGPVDEVAVIPPCPGVGAPLQQACDARAIDDFVAALRAADIDLALQLYGGGRYANPFIRRLGARLTVGLKAQDAEPLDRWIAYAALQNKRLLLLEAAALAGARRLELGRELEVTERDRAEAARVMRPATGQPLVLIQPGSSDARRRWPAHSFARVADALAAEGAAVAVHGTAAEAGVVRDVIGQMRRPAFDLSGKISLAGLCGLLERSALLVSNDTGPLHLALAIGTPAVGIYWLTNLHESGPLLQDRHRAALAVRTHCPVCGEENLRRRCPHDESFVADVPVGEVTELALELLRNR from the coding sequence ATGCCTGAAGCAGGCGAGGTGCTGCCCGGCGTCAGGACAATCGCGGTCCTGCGGCCGAACGCAGTGGGCGACTTCATCTTCGCCTTGCCGGCGCTGCATGCCTTGCGCGCGGCGTATCCGAGCGCGAGGATCGTTTACATCGGTAAGCCGTGGCATGCCGAGTTCCTCAGGGACCGGCCCGGCCCGGTCGACGAGGTTGCGGTGATTCCCCCGTGTCCCGGCGTCGGCGCGCCGCTGCAACAGGCGTGCGACGCGCGGGCGATTGATGACTTCGTGGCCGCGCTGCGCGCCGCCGATATCGACCTGGCGTTGCAGCTCTATGGTGGCGGGCGCTATGCCAATCCCTTCATCCGGCGGCTGGGCGCGCGCCTGACCGTCGGGCTGAAGGCGCAGGATGCCGAACCGCTGGACCGCTGGATCGCCTATGCGGCCTTGCAGAACAAGCGATTGCTGCTGCTGGAAGCCGCCGCGCTGGCGGGGGCGAGGCGCCTGGAGCTCGGGCGCGAGCTGGAAGTGACCGAGCGCGACCGGGCGGAGGCGGCGCGTGTGATGAGGCCCGCAACGGGGCAACCGCTGGTGCTGATCCAGCCGGGATCGAGCGATGCGCGGCGGCGCTGGCCGGCGCACAGCTTTGCGCGCGTGGCCGACGCACTGGCTGCCGAAGGAGCGGCCGTCGCGGTGCATGGCACGGCGGCGGAAGCGGGCGTGGTGCGCGACGTCATAGGGCAGATGCGCCGCCCGGCATTCGACCTGAGCGGAAAAATCTCGCTGGCCGGGTTGTGCGGACTGCTGGAGCGCAGCGCGTTGCTCGTATCCAACGACACCGGCCCGCTGCACCTGGCGCTTGCGATCGGCACGCCGGCGGTCGGTATCTACTGGCTGACCAATCTCCATGAATCCGGCCCGCTGCTGCAGGACCGGCACCGCGCGGCGCTGGCGGTACGCACGCATTGCCCCGTATGCGGCGAAGAAAACCTGAGGCGGCGCTGTCCGCACGACGAAAGCTTCGTGGCGGACGTTCCGGTCGGGGAAGTCACTGAACTGGCGTTGGAGCTGCTGCGGAATCGGTAG
- the tssF gene encoding type VI secretion system baseplate subunit TssF translates to MESLLPYYERELTFLRRLSHDFAKRYPKVASRLLLSGETCEDPHIERLIESFAFLAGRIHKKLDDDFPEVTDSLLQVLYPQYLRPFPSVSIAHFDCGGGAAQMTKAVRVPRHAMLHTRPVRGVACRFRTAYETELWPLRIARAAHENAFDIAGLRSSVARSTASVIRIELQALSESAALDTLGVGRLRFFLNGDPSLTASLREALMSGAAGIWVTTPLAAEKIELPLHAIQPVGFDAEDALLETDAKTHRAYQLLLEYFVFPEKFNFFDLDLSGLKGRLPQHARSVEIRIGLREGTGVKAAGNLLDRVSKDNFVLGCTPVVNLFKQIPEPIRMTNTAVGYPVIVDSRRPQAYEIYDIRRVFQVRQSLEEEEVREFKPFYSIRHGELHDGPACYWHASYSDGDVAENYTLELSLVDDSLDTSRSQTHTLSLELTCTNRELPSQLPFGMADGDLFIEGGSVAKAIRLLRKPTPGYRFPRGRGAQWRLISQLSLNHLSLSGQGVDAIREILTLYDITRSSANTRQISGIAAIENRPATARIAGNPFPVFVRGLEIRVTVDESHYAGIGLFVFAQVLDHFFGLYAHANSFVQLVLVSKQSGQELLKCQPRNGESILA, encoded by the coding sequence ATGGAATCCCTGCTGCCATATTATGAGCGCGAGCTGACCTTCCTCAGGAGGCTGTCGCATGACTTTGCCAAGCGCTACCCGAAAGTCGCCAGCCGACTGCTGCTGTCGGGTGAAACCTGTGAAGATCCTCACATCGAACGGCTGATCGAGTCGTTTGCCTTCCTGGCCGGGCGCATCCACAAAAAGCTTGACGACGACTTCCCGGAAGTGACCGATTCCCTGCTGCAGGTGCTTTATCCGCAGTACCTGCGCCCGTTCCCATCGGTTTCGATCGCTCATTTCGACTGCGGCGGTGGCGCAGCGCAAATGACCAAGGCTGTGCGCGTCCCGCGACACGCGATGCTGCATACGCGCCCGGTGCGCGGCGTGGCGTGCCGCTTTCGCACTGCATATGAAACCGAGCTTTGGCCATTACGGATCGCCCGGGCAGCTCATGAAAATGCTTTCGATATCGCCGGCCTGCGCTCAAGTGTCGCTCGCTCGACCGCTTCCGTCATCCGCATCGAACTGCAGGCGCTCTCAGAAAGCGCCGCTCTCGACACTCTTGGCGTTGGCCGACTCAGGTTTTTCCTGAACGGCGATCCTTCGCTGACCGCATCGCTGCGGGAAGCGTTGATGTCCGGCGCTGCAGGGATCTGGGTGACGACTCCGCTTGCGGCGGAAAAAATCGAACTGCCGCTGCATGCAATCCAGCCGGTCGGTTTCGATGCCGAAGATGCATTGCTGGAGACGGATGCAAAAACCCATCGCGCTTACCAGCTGCTGCTCGAATACTTTGTTTTCCCTGAAAAGTTCAATTTCTTCGATCTCGATCTGAGCGGCTTGAAAGGACGGCTGCCACAGCATGCGCGTAGCGTCGAAATCCGCATCGGGCTGCGGGAAGGCACTGGCGTCAAGGCGGCGGGCAACCTGCTGGACCGGGTGAGCAAGGATAACTTCGTGCTCGGCTGCACGCCGGTCGTGAATCTGTTCAAACAGATTCCCGAGCCGATACGCATGACTAATACCGCTGTCGGTTATCCGGTCATTGTCGACAGCCGGCGGCCGCAGGCGTACGAAATATACGACATCAGGCGCGTATTCCAGGTGAGACAGAGCCTGGAAGAGGAGGAGGTAAGGGAATTCAAGCCATTCTATTCGATCCGGCACGGCGAGCTGCATGACGGACCGGCGTGTTACTGGCATGCCAGCTATTCGGATGGCGACGTGGCGGAAAACTATACGCTGGAACTGTCGCTGGTGGACGACAGCCTCGATACCAGCCGGTCGCAGACGCATACCCTGAGCTTGGAACTGACCTGCACCAACCGCGAATTGCCGTCACAGCTGCCGTTCGGGATGGCGGACGGCGACCTGTTCATCGAAGGCGGCTCGGTCGCGAAAGCCATCCGGCTGCTGCGCAAGCCGACGCCCGGCTACCGTTTTCCGCGCGGGCGCGGCGCCCAGTGGCGCCTGATATCGCAACTTTCGCTCAATCATCTTTCGTTGTCCGGACAGGGCGTGGATGCGATCAGGGAGATCTTGACGCTCTACGATATTACGCGCTCGAGCGCGAACACCAGGCAGATCAGCGGCATCGCTGCCATCGAGAATCGCCCGGCCACGGCGCGCATCGCCGGCAATCCGTTCCCCGTATTCGTGCGCGGACTGGAGATCCGGGTGACGGTGGACGAGAGCCATTACGCCGGTATCGGGCTGTTCGTGTTTGCCCAGGTGCTGGATCATTTTTTCGGGCTGTATGCGCACGCCAACAGTTTTGTCCAACTGGTGCTGGTTTCTAAACAATCGGGTCAGGAGCTGCTGAAATGCCAGCCAAGAAACGGCGAATCGATCCTGGCCTGA